The following proteins are co-located in the Neomonachus schauinslandi chromosome 8, ASM220157v2, whole genome shotgun sequence genome:
- the TMEM170B gene encoding transmembrane protein 170B translates to MSPRRGGGCLGDALSCPPRRPVGGSSSARPGAPQPSPAAAAAWRSRAPAAAPGASQPPPPPGARGEGGGRPPGKMKAEGGDHSMINLSVQQVLSLWAHGTVLRNLTEMWYWIFLWALFSSLFVHGAAGVLMFVMLQRHRQGRVISLVAVSIGFLASVTGAMITSAAVAGIYRVAGKNMAPLEALVWGVGQTVLTLIISFSRILATL, encoded by the exons ATGTCTCcccggcggggagggggctgcctgggAGACGCGCTGAGCTGCCCCCCCCGGAGGCCCGTCGGCGGCAGCAGCAGCGCCCGGCCCGGCGCCCCGCAGCCttccccggcggcggcggcggcctgGAGGAGCCGCGCACCCGCCGCCGCCCCCGGAGCCTcgcagccgccgccgccacccGGCGCCCGGGGAGAGGGCGGCGGGCGCCCCCCGGGGAAGATGAAGGCGGAAGGGGGCGACCACTCCATGATCAACCTGTCGGTGCAGCAGGTCCTGAGCCTTTGGGCCCACGGGACGGTGCTGAGGAACCTCACGG AGATGTGGTACTGGATCTTTCTGTGggctctcttctcctctctgtttGTCCATGGTGCTGCGGGCGTGTTGATGTTTGTGATGCTGCAGAGACATAGGCAGGGGAGAGTAATCTCGCTCGTTGCAGTCAGCATCGGATTTCTGGCTTCTGTAACTGGAGCAATGATTACTA GCGCAGCAGTCGCGGGCATCTACCGAGTCGCAGGGAAGAACATGGCCCCTCTGGAGGCGCTGGTGTGGGGCGTGGGACAGACTGTATTGACATTAATCATCTCCTTCTCAAGGATCCTCGCCACACTCTGA